One segment of Kitasatospora viridis DNA contains the following:
- a CDS encoding carbohydrate ABC transporter permease produces the protein MALLSEHLRRRGRPREGWAGWLYTAPALLIFSVFTIGPTVYTLYISTFHWNTLNPSMSSFIGTDNYRQLFQSTSPDFMTSAVNSLYYCAAMVIGGTALSLGLALLLQRGGRVLNAGRVAVFAPHATPIVATSLAWVWLFNPQFGLIDMVLKQLDLPTPQFLFSSTWAMPSVIVYSLWHEIGITVVLFLGGLAVTSGELSEAARMDGAGAWKEFWYVTWPQLRPVTLFSIVITSISSLQAFTQFYEMSRGGPAYATTTLSYLLYQEAFVLFDTGYGAALAVVLFVVTAAFTLLQRRIGDKIAADL, from the coding sequence ATGGCTCTGTTGAGCGAGCACCTGCGGCGGCGCGGCCGCCCGCGCGAGGGGTGGGCCGGGTGGCTGTACACCGCACCCGCCCTGCTGATCTTCTCGGTCTTCACCATCGGACCGACCGTCTACACCCTCTACATCAGCACCTTCCACTGGAACACCCTCAACCCGTCGATGTCGAGCTTCATCGGCACCGACAACTACCGCCAGCTGTTCCAGTCCACCTCACCGGACTTCATGACCAGCGCGGTCAACTCGCTCTACTACTGCGCTGCGATGGTGATCGGCGGCACGGCGCTCTCGCTCGGCCTCGCCCTGCTGCTCCAGCGCGGCGGCCGGGTGCTGAACGCCGGCCGGGTCGCGGTCTTCGCCCCGCACGCCACCCCGATCGTGGCCACCTCGCTCGCCTGGGTCTGGCTGTTCAACCCGCAGTTCGGCCTGATCGACATGGTGCTCAAGCAGCTCGACCTGCCGACCCCGCAGTTCCTGTTCTCCAGCACCTGGGCGATGCCCTCGGTGATCGTCTACAGCCTCTGGCACGAGATCGGCATCACGGTGGTGCTCTTCCTCGGCGGACTGGCCGTCACCTCCGGCGAGTTGAGCGAAGCCGCCCGGATGGACGGCGCCGGTGCCTGGAAGGAGTTCTGGTACGTCACCTGGCCGCAGCTGCGCCCGGTCACGCTCTTCTCGATCGTGATCACCAGCATCAGCTCGCTGCAGGCCTTCACCCAGTTCTACGAGATGAGCCGCGGCGGCCCCGCCTACGCCACCACCACCCTCAGCTACCTGCTCTACCAGGAGGCGTTCGTGCTCTTCGACACCGGCTACGGCGCCGCACTCGCCGTGGTGCTGTTCGTGGTCACCGCCGCCTTCACCCTGCTCCAGCGCCGGATCGGCGACAAGATCGCCGCCGACCTGTGA
- a CDS encoding MFS transporter: MTQLSPAPAVSTPSSPSLWGNGDFLRFWLGETVSLLGTQVTNLALPLTAINAFGATDEQVGLLRFLQLVPYLGLALLIGTWADRHRRRPVMLGANLVRLVLIGLVPVLYGLHALDLPVLMAIACAVGIASVAFDVSWMSFVPVLVSGPERYVEASARMGASSSAADVAGPGLAGVLVSALGPPVALVVDACSYAVSVLSLLLIRTPEARPEPAARRHLWRELADGLGWVMRDRVLRALALIGFCCNFSMITVWTMFLLYGTHDLHLGSATLGTVFALASIGGLIGSLIARRVIARFPLGRVYLVGQSALLLGPALLPLAGGPRALMVAVFVFSFFTTYLGLGVAGVIIVSLRQAVTPQSMMGRMTAAFRTLLFGGGSLGGLSAGLLTAHLGGRGALTVAAAGSALVVVALVLSPVVRLRTLPSGPRQPAAAG, encoded by the coding sequence ATGACCCAGCTCTCCCCCGCACCCGCGGTCAGCACCCCGTCCTCCCCGAGCCTGTGGGGCAACGGCGACTTCCTGCGCTTCTGGCTGGGTGAGACGGTCTCGCTGCTCGGCACCCAGGTGACCAACCTGGCGTTGCCGCTCACCGCCATCAACGCCTTCGGCGCCACCGACGAGCAGGTCGGCCTGCTGCGCTTCCTCCAACTGGTCCCCTACCTGGGCCTGGCCCTGCTGATCGGCACCTGGGCCGACCGGCACCGCCGACGCCCCGTCATGCTCGGCGCCAACCTGGTCCGGCTGGTGCTGATCGGGCTGGTGCCGGTGCTCTACGGGCTGCACGCGCTCGACCTGCCGGTGCTGATGGCGATCGCCTGCGCGGTCGGCATCGCCTCGGTGGCGTTCGACGTGAGCTGGATGTCCTTCGTGCCGGTGCTGGTCAGCGGCCCGGAGCGGTACGTGGAGGCCAGTGCCCGGATGGGCGCGAGCTCCTCGGCCGCCGACGTCGCCGGGCCCGGGCTGGCCGGTGTGCTGGTCTCCGCGCTCGGCCCGCCGGTGGCACTGGTCGTCGACGCCTGCTCCTACGCCGTCTCGGTCCTCTCCCTGCTGCTGATCCGCACGCCCGAGGCGCGCCCGGAGCCGGCCGCGCGGCGGCACCTGTGGCGCGAACTGGCGGACGGGCTGGGCTGGGTGATGCGGGACCGGGTGCTGCGGGCGCTCGCGCTGATCGGCTTCTGCTGCAACTTCTCGATGATCACGGTGTGGACGATGTTCCTGCTCTACGGGACCCACGACCTGCACCTCGGCTCGGCGACCCTGGGCACGGTCTTCGCCCTCGCCTCGATCGGCGGGCTGATCGGCTCGCTGATCGCGCGCCGGGTCATCGCGCGGTTCCCGCTCGGCCGGGTCTACCTGGTCGGCCAGAGCGCCCTGCTGCTCGGGCCGGCCCTGCTCCCGCTGGCCGGCGGGCCGCGCGCGTTGATGGTCGCCGTCTTCGTGTTCTCCTTCTTCACCACCTACCTGGGCCTCGGCGTGGCGGGGGTGATCATCGTGAGCCTGCGTCAGGCCGTGACACCGCAGTCGATGATGGGCCGGATGACCGCCGCCTTCCGCACCCTGCTGTTCGGCGGCGGCTCGCTGGGCGGCCTGTCGGCCGGGCTGCTCACCGCCCACCTCGGCGGGCGGGGCGCGCTGACCGTGGCGGCCGCCGGCTCGGCGCTCGTGGTGGTCGCCCTGGTGCTCTCCCCGGTGGTCCGGCTGCGCACCCTGCCGTCCGGGCCGCGGCAGCCGGCGGCGGCCGGCTGA
- a CDS encoding extracellular solute-binding protein, which produces MPSKSPVRRTAATVLAAACALGALSACSSSGSGGSGGSAGGTTTISFMQIMNSGSQKSTLVALTDAFEKANPNIKVDLQYQPDYGTLHAKETAGVAAHNPPTIGQVYESWAAEYAKSQVILPASQFAGSDSPAGLSDFYQGVQKDLRLPDGKLWMWPFNKSVQVIFYNQDMLKAKGQNVPATWDDFSAAAKAVSGGGVTAISVDPGTTANVNGGTILFEALCAANGTPDFAANGTPQLNSPAAIKALGYLADLKKAGALAVGTNFPGETALGAQKGVFDMSSAAGYYFENQAVGGKFTLGTEVLPTGADGTKSNVLSGTNIAVFASASKAQQAAAWKYMQFLASADSQAQWSSTTGYLPVTPKALDQMGDFLAKNPYMKTAAGALDYAVAQPAFPWVAKAQGEEVVALQKVLEQGADPASALNAAQQAALADQKAGQ; this is translated from the coding sequence ATGCCCTCGAAGTCCCCGGTGCGCCGCACCGCCGCCACCGTCCTGGCCGCCGCCTGCGCACTCGGCGCGCTCAGCGCCTGCTCCTCCTCCGGCTCCGGCGGTTCCGGCGGCAGCGCGGGTGGCACCACCACCATCTCGTTCATGCAGATCATGAACAGCGGCTCCCAGAAGAGCACCCTGGTGGCGCTCACCGACGCCTTCGAGAAGGCCAACCCGAACATCAAGGTCGACCTGCAGTATCAGCCCGACTACGGCACCCTGCACGCCAAGGAGACGGCCGGCGTGGCGGCGCACAACCCGCCCACCATCGGCCAGGTCTACGAGAGCTGGGCCGCCGAGTACGCCAAGAGCCAGGTGATCCTGCCGGCCAGCCAGTTCGCCGGCAGCGACAGCCCGGCCGGGCTGTCCGACTTCTACCAGGGCGTGCAGAAGGACCTGCGGCTGCCCGACGGCAAGCTGTGGATGTGGCCGTTCAACAAGAGCGTCCAGGTGATCTTCTACAACCAGGACATGCTCAAGGCCAAGGGCCAGAACGTGCCCGCCACCTGGGACGACTTCTCGGCCGCCGCCAAGGCGGTCTCCGGCGGCGGCGTCACCGCGATCTCCGTGGACCCGGGCACCACCGCCAACGTCAACGGCGGCACCATCCTGTTCGAGGCGCTCTGCGCGGCCAACGGCACCCCCGACTTCGCCGCCAACGGCACGCCGCAGCTGAACAGCCCGGCCGCGATCAAGGCCCTGGGCTACCTGGCCGACCTGAAGAAGGCCGGCGCGCTCGCGGTCGGCACCAACTTCCCCGGCGAGACCGCGCTCGGCGCCCAGAAGGGCGTCTTCGACATGTCCAGCGCGGCCGGCTACTACTTCGAGAACCAGGCGGTGGGCGGCAAGTTCACCCTCGGCACCGAGGTGCTGCCGACCGGCGCCGACGGCACCAAGTCCAACGTGCTCTCCGGCACCAACATCGCGGTGTTCGCCTCCGCCAGCAAGGCGCAGCAGGCGGCCGCCTGGAAGTACATGCAGTTCCTCGCCTCCGCCGACAGCCAGGCCCAGTGGTCCAGCACCACCGGGTACCTGCCGGTCACCCCGAAGGCCCTGGACCAGATGGGCGACTTCCTGGCGAAGAACCCCTACATGAAGACCGCCGCCGGTGCGCTGGACTACGCCGTCGCCCAGCCGGCCTTCCCGTGGGTCGCCAAGGCGCAGGGCGAGGAGGTCGTCGCGCTGCAGAAGGTGCTGGAGCAGGGCGCCGACCCGGCGAGCGCGCTGAACGCCGCCCAGCAGGCCGCCCTGGCCGACCAGAAGGCGGGCCAGTAG